TCATCAAGCCGTTCAAGCTGGACGAAGTGCGTGAGGCGCTGTCGGCAATCGGCGTGCAGGGCATCACCGTCACCGAGGTGAAGGGCTTCGGCCGGCAGAAGGGCCACACGGAGCTGTATCGCGGCGCCGAATACGTCGTCGATTTCCTGCCGAAGACGAAAGTCGAAGCGGCGGTGGATGACGCCATCGTGGATCGCGCCATCGAGGCGATCGAGACCGCAGCCCGCACCGGCAAGATCGGCGACGGCAAGATTTTCGTATTCGACTTGCAGCAAGTCGTGCGTATCCGTACCGGCGAAACCGGCAACGACGCACTCTAACGGAGACACAACATGAAAAAACAATTGCTACGCTTCCTCGCCGCGAGCACGCTGCTGTTCGCGGTCGGGTTCTCGCAGTCCGCGCTGGCGGTCGATGCGCCAAGCTCCAAACCCGAGGCGGCGGCCATCAACGGCGCGCCGGCGGCATCCCCTGCGGCGCCCGCTGCCGCCGCGGCGGCTCCGGCCACAACCGCCGCAGCACCGGCTGCTGCCGCACCTGCCGCTGCCGCGCCGGTCGCCAACAAGGGCGACACCGCGTGGATGATGACCGCCACCGTGCTGGTGATCCTGATGACCATCCCGGGCCTGGCCTTGTTCTACGGCGGCCTGGTCCGCTCCAAGAACATGCTGTCGATCCTGATGCAGGTGTTCGTGATCTTCTCGATGATCATCGTGCTGTGGTGCATCTATGGCTACTCGCTCGCGTTCACCGAGGGCGGCAGCTTCATCGGCTCGTTCGATCGCCTGTTCCTGAAAGGCATCACGCCTGAATCGCTGGCGGCTACCTTCAGCAAGGGTGTCGTGATTCCCGAGTTCGTGTTCGTGGTGTTCCAGGCGACGTTCGCGGCAATCACCTGCGGCCTGATCGTCGGCGCATTCGCCGAGCGCATCAAGTTCTCCGCCGTGCTGCTGTTCATCGGTCTGTGGTTCACCTTCAGCTACCTGCCGGTGGCGCACATGGTCTGGTTCTGGCCCGGCCCGGATGCCTACACCGATGCCGCCGCCGCAGAGAAGGCAACCGCAGCCGCCGGCTGGCTGTTCGCCAAGGGCGCGCTCGATTTCGCCGGCGGCACCGTGGTGCATATCAATGCCGCGGTGGCGGGTCTGGTCGGTGCATTCGTGATCGGCAAGCGCGTCGGCTACGGCAAGGAATCGATGGCGCCGCACTCGCTGACGATGACCATGATCGGCGCATCGCTCTTGTGGGTGGGCTGGTTCGGCTTCAACGCCGGCTCGGCGCTCGAAGCCGGCGGCACTGCGGCCCTCGCGTTCGTCAACACGATCCTGGCAACGGCTGCTGCAACCCTGTCCTGGAGCTTCGGCGAATGGATGGGCAAGGGCAAGCCTTC
The Noviherbaspirillum cavernae DNA segment above includes these coding regions:
- a CDS encoding P-II family nitrogen regulator encodes the protein MKLITAIIKPFKLDEVREALSAIGVQGITVTEVKGFGRQKGHTELYRGAEYVVDFLPKTKVEAAVDDAIVDRAIEAIETAARTGKIGDGKIFVFDLQQVVRIRTGETGNDAL
- a CDS encoding ammonium transporter, with the translated sequence MKKQLLRFLAASTLLFAVGFSQSALAVDAPSSKPEAAAINGAPAASPAAPAAAAAAPATTAAAPAAAAPAAAAPVANKGDTAWMMTATVLVILMTIPGLALFYGGLVRSKNMLSILMQVFVIFSMIIVLWCIYGYSLAFTEGGSFIGSFDRLFLKGITPESLAATFSKGVVIPEFVFVVFQATFAAITCGLIVGAFAERIKFSAVLLFIGLWFTFSYLPVAHMVWFWPGPDAYTDAAAAEKATAAAGWLFAKGALDFAGGTVVHINAAVAGLVGAFVIGKRVGYGKESMAPHSLTMTMIGASLLWVGWFGFNAGSALEAGGTAALAFVNTILATAAATLSWSFGEWMGKGKPSMLGAASGAVAGLVAITPAAGFVGVMGGLAIGLLAGIVCLWGVNGLKRMLGADDSLDVFGVHGVGGILGALLTGVFAAPSLGGTGIYDYVANKVADDYSIAGQVWIQAQGVLTTIVWSGVVAFIAYKLVDLIVGLRVPEEQEREGLDITSHGESAYHY